One Cupriavidus taiwanensis LMG 19424 DNA segment encodes these proteins:
- a CDS encoding DUF1254 domain-containing protein has protein sequence MLMKRLLVAALFPIVALSACQSVKDGSAADKISDTGAAGTLSEAEAASIARDAYIYGFPLVEEYKTLYAQAIDQGGPDFKAPFNQIGNTANVFTPKDRAIITPNSDTPYSFVWMDLRAEPLVLTLPPIEKKRYYSVQLIDIYTHNFAYLGTRTTGNQGGNFMIVGPDWKGEKPDGVKAVIRSESSIAYALYRTQLFNPKDLARVQAIQKGYKVRTLSAFLSQPAPAAAASIDWPKPGADATSSLAFFRYLNFMLQFASTVPSEQDLMARFAKIGVGRGLPFDENALSPAMRKAMADGMADGKTQFAEFKKKQIDTRKVSSGALFGTREHLQNNYMYRYAGAALGIFGNSIEEALYSSYYVDKDGKPLDASKMRYTLHFDQHHLPPANAFWSLTMYDGKSKLLVDNALNRYLINSPMLPQLKRDQDGGLTLYIQKDSPGKDKVSNWLPAPDGPFYAIMRLYLPRPEAISGQWRQPPMVAAE, from the coding sequence ATGTTGATGAAGCGCTTATTGGTAGCTGCCCTGTTTCCGATCGTGGCATTATCAGCATGCCAATCCGTGAAGGACGGCTCAGCGGCGGATAAGATCAGTGACACCGGGGCTGCTGGCACCCTCAGTGAAGCGGAAGCTGCCTCCATCGCGCGCGACGCGTATATCTACGGTTTCCCGCTCGTCGAGGAATACAAGACGCTCTACGCCCAGGCGATCGATCAGGGTGGCCCCGACTTCAAGGCGCCATTCAACCAGATCGGCAATACCGCCAACGTCTTTACGCCGAAGGACAGGGCAATCATCACACCCAATTCGGATACCCCGTATTCGTTTGTCTGGATGGATCTTCGGGCGGAACCGCTGGTGCTGACGCTGCCGCCGATAGAGAAGAAGCGCTATTACTCTGTCCAGCTCATCGACATCTATACGCACAATTTCGCGTATCTCGGTACGCGAACCACCGGCAACCAGGGTGGTAACTTCATGATCGTGGGGCCGGACTGGAAAGGCGAGAAGCCGGACGGCGTCAAAGCGGTAATTCGCAGCGAATCCAGCATCGCCTATGCTCTGTATCGCACGCAGCTCTTCAACCCGAAGGACCTGGCGCGGGTACAGGCCATCCAGAAAGGGTACAAGGTCAGGACGCTGAGCGCGTTTCTTAGCCAGCCGGCGCCAGCGGCTGCCGCTTCCATCGATTGGCCGAAGCCCGGCGCGGACGCCACCAGTTCCCTTGCATTTTTCCGCTATCTGAATTTCATGCTGCAGTTCGCCTCGACGGTGCCGAGCGAGCAAGACTTGATGGCACGCTTTGCGAAGATCGGCGTCGGCCGCGGCCTGCCGTTCGACGAAAACGCACTATCACCGGCGATGCGGAAGGCCATGGCCGACGGCATGGCCGATGGCAAGACGCAGTTCGCCGAGTTCAAGAAGAAGCAGATCGATACCCGGAAGGTGAGCAGTGGTGCGCTCTTCGGTACGCGCGAGCACCTGCAGAACAACTACATGTACCGCTACGCCGGAGCGGCACTTGGGATCTTTGGCAATTCCATTGAGGAAGCGCTGTATTCCTCCTACTACGTTGACAAGGACGGCAAGCCGCTGGACGCATCGAAGATGCGCTATACGCTTCATTTCGACCAGCATCATCTGCCGCCAGCCAATGCATTCTGGTCGTTGACCATGTATGACGGCAAGAGCAAGCTTCTGGTGGACAACGCGCTGAACCGATACCTGATCAACTCCCCTATGCTCCCGCAGCTCAAGCGGGACCAAGATGGCGGTCTTACGCTTTACATCCAGAAGGACAGTCCGGGCAAGGACAAGGTCAGCAACTGGCTGCCCGCACCGGACGGCCCGTTCTACGCCATCATGAGGCTGTATCTTCCGCGGCCCGAGGCGATTTCCGGCCAATGGCGCCAGCCTCCGATGGTGGCAGCGGAGTGA
- a CDS encoding Bug family tripartite tricarboxylate transporter substrate binding protein: MNKPTWIQRCQAGAKAGKLGMAAAALGILATTMAVPAAAQNAGWPNKPIRMIVPFPAGSFTDTVARVLSERLTKSLGQPVVVENKAGANGLIGVGEAAKAAPDGYTLLVTNSSSITINPQIYKKGTYSPKDFTPVTLVIEAPFILVTNPDWSQKNAVGTVPELVRYATQHPGKVSYGSAGPGNIAHLSFAMLNNRTRIKTTHIPYKSAAQAQLAVISGELDTAFDTWTALPQIKAGKLKPLAVTASKRMAQLPDVPTLEELGIAPFDVSFWIGMLVPAGTPPQIVQKLHSVAQGLAEDSKAKTALGQQGDVVMIDPANFAKRVAREEGNWTAVIQREAITLD; the protein is encoded by the coding sequence ATGAACAAACCGACATGGATCCAGCGCTGCCAGGCCGGCGCAAAGGCCGGCAAACTCGGCATGGCGGCAGCCGCGCTCGGCATCCTGGCCACGACGATGGCCGTGCCGGCCGCGGCCCAGAATGCCGGCTGGCCGAACAAGCCGATCCGGATGATCGTTCCCTTTCCGGCGGGATCGTTCACGGACACCGTGGCCCGGGTGCTTTCGGAGCGCCTGACCAAGTCCCTCGGCCAGCCTGTGGTGGTGGAAAACAAGGCGGGCGCGAACGGGCTGATCGGCGTCGGCGAGGCCGCCAAGGCCGCGCCGGACGGTTATACCTTGCTGGTCACCAACTCCAGCAGCATCACCATCAACCCGCAGATCTACAAGAAGGGCACTTATTCGCCGAAGGACTTCACGCCGGTCACGCTGGTCATCGAGGCGCCATTCATCCTCGTCACCAATCCCGACTGGTCGCAGAAGAACGCGGTCGGCACGGTGCCGGAACTCGTGCGCTACGCGACGCAGCATCCCGGCAAGGTCAGCTATGGCTCGGCCGGGCCGGGCAATATCGCGCATCTGAGCTTTGCCATGCTGAACAACCGGACCAGGATCAAGACCACGCATATTCCGTACAAGTCCGCGGCACAGGCGCAACTGGCCGTGATCAGCGGTGAGCTGGATACCGCCTTCGACACCTGGACAGCGCTGCCGCAGATCAAGGCAGGCAAGCTCAAGCCCCTCGCCGTGACCGCATCGAAGCGCATGGCGCAGTTGCCGGATGTGCCAACGCTGGAGGAGCTTGGCATCGCTCCCTTCGACGTGTCGTTCTGGATCGGCATGCTGGTACCGGCCGGCACGCCGCCGCAGATCGTCCAGAAGCTTCATTCGGTCGCGCAAGGGCTTGCCGAGGACAGCAAGGCGAAGACGGCGCTGGGCCAGCAAGGCGATGTCGTGATGATCGATCCGGCCAATTTTGCGAAGCGCGTGGCAAGGGAGGAGGGCAACTGGACGGCAGTGATCCAGCGCGAAGCCATCACGCTGGATTGA
- a CDS encoding CaiB/BaiF CoA transferase family protein, which produces MMKHGFDPAQLALGGLRVLEVGSGPALAYAGKLFADFGAEVIKVESPAGDAWRRMPPLVSAPEAGQQESALFAWLNTNKRSVTADDRNVEDGAWLAQLALTCDVVLDARALAEGPGILGTPVWQQAADDTPGHAPIEVALTWFGESGPYSHYAGAEAVCRALAGAVHGSGPADGPPHMPHDVQSAIVVGLSAFSAAVAALIGSGQGSRRYVLSAHEAIFGVVEMEAGMVQDKRHPLRRLGVNRFCGTHPAGIYQTADGWIGIFTHTLPQWKGLCEAIGRPDLGNDPRYASGPERMERADEIDALLMPAFLTRTARQWFEILGDQKHPAVIVPTMETLLGQAVHRQRGAFVPVGVGGASFEGPVVPLRLDAAGPLPGGNAPAKGAHDLHYRTVGLDHRPRQTLRRMAGERLPLQGLRVIDLTMGWAGPLAARTLADFGAEIIKVESTGYPDWWRGANFTEAFYRDRLYEKNANFNLMNRNKLGVTLDLTRPEGRQLLLQLVESADAVIENYSAEVLPKLGLDYEALRARNKRLVMLSMPAFGLGNAWSNTRAYGGTLEQASGLPLYTGHPDGPPAMTSYAYGDPIGGLNGGAAILLALFVQQAAGQGRHINLSQVEAMLPMAAPFMLEQSVAGAVSPRQGNRHPMHAPHGCFRCAGDDAWIVLTVTDAEWPALCREIGREDLAADPSLAQASGRRADAGRIEQAIKSWCVRRDAEAAMRQLQQAGIAAGVVRPMSQVLADPHLCARGFWHQVERAHVGTYTASTAWFRTGPDPVPIRHVAPTLGEHTEAVLRRVLGLSAEQIASLEQLGITGTVAKPKQAKPVP; this is translated from the coding sequence ATGATGAAGCATGGGTTTGACCCGGCGCAGCTGGCGCTGGGCGGCTTGCGTGTGCTCGAGGTCGGCAGCGGTCCGGCGCTGGCGTACGCGGGCAAGCTGTTTGCCGACTTCGGCGCCGAAGTCATCAAGGTGGAAAGCCCGGCAGGCGACGCGTGGCGGCGGATGCCGCCGCTCGTCAGCGCACCAGAGGCCGGGCAGCAGGAAAGCGCGCTGTTCGCATGGCTGAATACCAACAAGCGAAGCGTGACCGCCGACGACCGGAACGTAGAGGACGGCGCCTGGCTGGCGCAGCTGGCGCTGACGTGCGACGTGGTGCTGGACGCCCGTGCGCTGGCTGAAGGCCCGGGCATTCTCGGCACGCCGGTCTGGCAGCAGGCGGCCGACGACACGCCAGGGCATGCGCCGATCGAGGTGGCGCTCACCTGGTTCGGCGAGAGCGGGCCGTACAGCCATTACGCCGGCGCCGAAGCCGTGTGCCGCGCGCTTGCCGGCGCGGTGCACGGCAGCGGCCCCGCGGATGGACCGCCACACATGCCGCACGACGTGCAGTCGGCGATCGTGGTGGGGCTGAGCGCATTCTCGGCCGCCGTCGCGGCGCTGATCGGCAGCGGGCAGGGCAGCCGCCGCTACGTGCTGAGCGCCCACGAAGCGATCTTCGGCGTGGTCGAGATGGAAGCGGGCATGGTGCAGGACAAGCGCCATCCGCTGCGGCGCCTTGGCGTCAACCGGTTCTGCGGCACGCATCCGGCCGGTATCTACCAGACGGCCGACGGGTGGATCGGCATCTTTACGCACACCCTGCCGCAGTGGAAGGGCCTGTGCGAGGCCATCGGCCGTCCGGATCTTGGCAACGACCCGCGCTACGCCAGCGGCCCGGAACGGATGGAGCGGGCGGACGAGATCGACGCACTGCTGATGCCTGCCTTCCTGACACGCACGGCGCGGCAGTGGTTCGAGATCCTGGGGGACCAGAAGCATCCGGCCGTGATCGTGCCGACCATGGAGACGCTGCTTGGCCAGGCCGTGCACCGGCAGCGAGGCGCCTTCGTGCCGGTCGGCGTGGGCGGCGCTTCGTTCGAAGGCCCGGTGGTGCCGCTGCGGCTCGATGCGGCGGGCCCGCTGCCCGGCGGCAATGCGCCGGCGAAGGGCGCGCATGACCTGCACTACCGCACCGTGGGGCTGGATCATCGCCCGCGCCAGACGCTGCGGCGAATGGCCGGCGAGCGCTTGCCGCTCCAGGGCCTTCGCGTCATCGACCTGACGATGGGCTGGGCGGGGCCACTGGCGGCGCGCACGCTGGCCGACTTTGGCGCGGAGATCATCAAGGTCGAGAGCACCGGCTATCCCGACTGGTGGCGCGGCGCCAATTTCACCGAGGCGTTCTATCGGGACCGGCTGTACGAGAAGAACGCGAACTTCAACCTGATGAACCGCAACAAGCTCGGGGTCACGCTGGACCTGACACGTCCCGAAGGCAGGCAGTTGCTGCTGCAACTGGTCGAAAGCGCCGACGCGGTCATCGAGAATTACTCCGCCGAGGTGCTGCCAAAGCTCGGGCTGGACTACGAAGCCCTGCGCGCCAGGAATAAGCGGCTGGTGATGCTGTCGATGCCCGCCTTCGGGCTCGGCAACGCGTGGAGCAATACCCGTGCGTACGGCGGCACGCTCGAGCAGGCCAGCGGGCTGCCGCTATATACGGGGCACCCCGATGGTCCGCCCGCCATGACGTCGTACGCCTATGGCGATCCGATCGGCGGCCTGAACGGCGGCGCGGCGATACTGCTTGCGTTGTTCGTCCAGCAAGCGGCGGGGCAGGGACGGCACATCAACCTGTCGCAGGTCGAGGCGATGTTGCCGATGGCCGCACCGTTCATGCTGGAGCAGTCCGTTGCCGGCGCCGTGTCGCCGCGGCAGGGCAATCGGCATCCGATGCACGCCCCGCATGGGTGCTTCCGTTGCGCGGGCGACGATGCGTGGATCGTGCTGACGGTGACCGACGCGGAGTGGCCCGCGCTGTGCCGGGAAATTGGCCGGGAGGACCTGGCGGCCGATCCGAGCCTGGCGCAAGCCTCGGGACGCCGCGCCGACGCGGGCCGGATCGAACAAGCGATCAAGTCCTGGTGCGTGCGCCGCGACGCCGAAGCGGCAATGCGGCAGCTGCAACAGGCCGGGATCGCCGCCGGCGTGGTGCGGCCCATGTCGCAGGTGTTGGCGGACCCCCATCTGTGCGCGCGCGGGTTCTGGCACCAGGTCGAGCGCGCCCACGTCGGCACCTACACAGCCAGCACCGCATGGTTCAGGACCGGGCCGGACCCCGTGCCCATCCGCCATGTCGCGCCGACCCTGGGCGAACACACCGAAGCGGTGCTGCGCCGCGTGCTGGGCCTCAGCGCGGAGCAGATCGCAAGCCTGGAACAACTGGGCATTACCGGCACCGTGGCGAAGCCAAAGCAGGCAAAGCCAGTGCCATGA
- a CDS encoding acetyl-CoA carboxylase family protein: MKKLLIANRGEIALRVLRAARDLEIGTVSVYSQDDQGALHRILADEAVALDGAGPAAYLDMAGIIAAAKAAGCDVIHPGYGFLSERADFARACQEAGIRFIGPTVEQLALFGDKGRALELAADSDVPVMPATRGAASLEEITSFFDQQGGAGVVIKAVGGGGGRGMRVVRRREDLAEAYARCRSEAGSAFGIDAVYAERLVARARHIEVQIAGDGAHVIALGERDCTLQRRFQKLVEIAPSPVLKPPLREQIIKAALRLARRVNYQSLGTFEFLVEETESGEQKDFVFIEANPRLQVEHTITEQVTGVDLVALQIGIAAGQTLADLGLDPAAPPQARGYAIQVRINAEMTDAQGLARPAHGRLERFDPPSGPDVRVDSHGYTGYEPSPNFDTLLAKLIVTSAAPKFDAAVRRLQRSLAEFRIAGVPTNLNLLRALVQRDDFLAQDVHTRHFEAIVPELTAAAESIAQAGRAHEDLLGGVARPAQALAPRLADPEEDIGEGLVAVRAPLTGRVVEIGVALDEIVKPGQTVAVLDAMKMEHAIVAECGGRVVDLRLEPGALAAEHQVLIVLEQLEADGVAVAAAQQADPDAIRADLQRVLDRHAYLDDAARPDAVARRRSRGQRTARENVADLCDPDTFVEYGALALAAQASRRSQQDLIVNTPADGLITGIGHINGDLVGKERARSAVMAYDATVMAGTQGKRNHIKTDRIVEVALRDELPLVLFGEGGGGRPGDVDFPSVSGLYQPSFAAFAELSGNVPVVGIVSGRCFAGNAAFVGCCDVIIADKSANIGMAGPAMIEGGGLGVFRPEEVGPASVQVANGVIDILVDNEAQAVQVAKHYLSMFQGRVAHWSAPQALALRHVVPENRLRVYDTRKAIDGIADVGSVLMLRAGFGAGIHTALARVEGQPVGIMANNPYHLGGAIDADAADKASRFMQLCDAHGLPIISLIDTPGFMVGPECEARAQVRHVSRMFLTAAKLRVALLAVTLRKGYGLGAMAMAGGGFRSASFTVSWPTGEFGPMGLEGAVRLGFKKELDAVPDGPERKALFDRLVAQSYERGHAINTAAAVEIDAVIDPAQTRKWIAQGIASADLRGRRERRGFVDAW; this comes from the coding sequence TTGAAGAAGCTGTTGATCGCCAATCGAGGAGAGATCGCACTGCGCGTGCTGCGCGCCGCGCGCGATCTCGAGATCGGGACCGTCTCGGTCTATTCGCAGGACGACCAGGGCGCGCTGCACCGGATCCTGGCCGACGAGGCCGTTGCCCTCGACGGCGCCGGGCCGGCGGCATACCTCGACATGGCAGGCATCATCGCCGCGGCGAAGGCGGCCGGCTGCGATGTGATCCATCCGGGCTATGGCTTCCTCAGCGAACGGGCCGACTTTGCGCGGGCCTGCCAGGAAGCCGGTATCCGATTTATCGGGCCCACCGTCGAGCAACTTGCGCTGTTCGGCGACAAGGGGCGGGCGCTTGAACTGGCGGCCGACAGCGACGTGCCGGTCATGCCGGCGACACGCGGCGCGGCGTCGCTGGAGGAAATCACCAGCTTCTTCGACCAGCAAGGCGGCGCGGGCGTGGTGATCAAGGCGGTCGGCGGCGGCGGCGGCCGCGGCATGCGCGTGGTGCGCCGGCGCGAAGACCTGGCCGAAGCCTATGCGCGCTGCCGGTCCGAGGCGGGCTCGGCATTCGGCATCGATGCCGTCTACGCCGAGCGGCTGGTGGCGCGCGCGCGCCATATCGAAGTGCAGATCGCCGGCGACGGCGCGCATGTGATTGCCCTCGGCGAACGCGACTGCACCCTGCAGCGCCGCTTCCAGAAGCTGGTCGAGATCGCCCCCAGCCCGGTACTGAAGCCGCCGCTGCGCGAGCAGATCATCAAGGCGGCGCTCAGGCTGGCGCGCCGCGTCAACTACCAGAGCCTGGGCACCTTCGAGTTCCTGGTCGAGGAAACCGAATCGGGCGAGCAGAAGGACTTTGTCTTTATCGAAGCCAATCCGCGCCTGCAGGTCGAGCACACCATCACCGAGCAGGTCACCGGCGTCGACCTCGTCGCGCTGCAGATCGGCATCGCCGCGGGGCAGACGCTCGCCGATCTCGGCCTGGATCCCGCGGCGCCCCCACAAGCCCGGGGATATGCCATCCAGGTGCGCATCAACGCCGAGATGACCGATGCACAAGGCCTCGCGCGTCCCGCGCACGGCCGCCTGGAGCGCTTCGACCCGCCTTCGGGCCCGGACGTTCGCGTCGATTCGCATGGCTACACCGGCTATGAACCGTCGCCAAACTTCGACACCCTGCTGGCCAAGCTGATCGTCACCAGCGCAGCGCCGAAGTTCGACGCGGCCGTGCGGCGCCTGCAGCGCAGCCTGGCGGAGTTCCGCATCGCCGGCGTGCCGACCAATCTCAACCTGCTGCGCGCGCTGGTGCAGCGCGACGATTTCCTCGCGCAAGACGTCCACACCCGGCACTTCGAGGCGATCGTGCCGGAGCTGACCGCAGCGGCGGAGTCGATTGCGCAGGCGGGGCGCGCGCACGAAGACTTGCTGGGCGGCGTGGCCCGTCCCGCGCAGGCGCTCGCGCCGCGCCTCGCCGATCCGGAAGAAGACATCGGCGAGGGCCTGGTGGCGGTCCGCGCGCCGCTGACCGGCAGGGTGGTGGAGATCGGCGTCGCGCTGGACGAGATCGTCAAGCCCGGCCAGACGGTTGCGGTGCTCGACGCCATGAAGATGGAGCACGCCATCGTCGCCGAATGCGGCGGGCGCGTGGTCGACCTGCGGCTGGAGCCGGGGGCGCTGGCTGCGGAACACCAGGTGCTGATCGTGCTGGAGCAGCTCGAGGCCGATGGCGTCGCCGTGGCTGCCGCGCAGCAGGCCGACCCCGATGCGATCCGCGCCGACCTGCAGCGCGTGCTGGACCGGCATGCGTACCTGGATGACGCCGCGCGTCCCGATGCCGTCGCCAGGCGCCGTTCGCGCGGCCAGCGCACCGCGCGCGAGAACGTCGCCGACCTGTGCGACCCGGATACCTTCGTCGAGTACGGCGCGCTGGCGCTCGCCGCGCAGGCTTCGCGCCGCAGCCAGCAGGACCTGATCGTCAACACCCCGGCCGATGGCCTGATTACCGGTATCGGCCATATCAACGGCGACCTGGTCGGCAAGGAGCGGGCACGCAGCGCGGTGATGGCGTACGACGCCACGGTCATGGCCGGCACGCAGGGCAAGCGCAACCACATCAAGACCGACCGCATCGTCGAAGTGGCGCTGCGCGACGAGCTGCCCCTGGTGCTGTTCGGCGAAGGCGGTGGCGGCCGGCCCGGGGACGTGGATTTCCCTTCGGTGTCCGGGCTGTACCAGCCGTCCTTCGCCGCCTTTGCCGAGCTGAGCGGCAACGTGCCGGTGGTGGGCATTGTCTCGGGGCGCTGCTTCGCCGGCAACGCAGCCTTCGTCGGCTGCTGCGACGTCATCATTGCCGACAAGTCGGCCAATATCGGCATGGCCGGACCGGCCATGATCGAAGGCGGCGGCCTCGGTGTCTTCCGCCCGGAGGAAGTCGGTCCCGCATCGGTGCAGGTTGCCAACGGCGTGATCGATATCCTGGTCGACAACGAGGCCCAGGCCGTGCAGGTGGCGAAGCACTACCTGTCCATGTTCCAGGGGCGCGTGGCGCACTGGAGCGCGCCGCAAGCGCTGGCGCTGCGCCATGTCGTGCCGGAGAACCGGCTGCGCGTGTACGACACGCGCAAGGCCATCGACGGCATCGCCGACGTCGGCAGCGTGCTGATGCTGCGCGCCGGCTTCGGCGCGGGCATCCACACCGCGCTGGCCCGCGTGGAAGGCCAGCCTGTCGGCATCATGGCCAACAACCCCTATCACCTTGGCGGCGCCATCGATGCCGACGCCGCGGACAAGGCGTCGCGCTTCATGCAGCTGTGCGATGCGCACGGCCTGCCGATCATCTCGCTGATCGACACCCCCGGTTTCATGGTGGGTCCGGAATGCGAGGCCCGGGCCCAGGTGCGGCACGTGTCGCGCATGTTCCTGACGGCGGCCAAGCTGCGTGTCGCGTTGCTGGCGGTGACGCTGCGCAAGGGCTATGGCCTTGGCGCGATGGCCATGGCGGGCGGCGGCTTCCGCTCGGCAAGCTTCACCGTGTCGTGGCCGACTGGTGAATTCGGGCCGATGGGTCTTGAAGGCGCGGTCCGACTGGGCTTCAAGAAGGAGCTGGATGCGGTGCCGGATGGCCCCGAGCGCAAGGCGCTGTTCGACAGGCTGGTCGCCCAGTCCTACGAGCGTGGCCACGCGATCAACACCGCGGCCGCCGTCGAGATCGATGCGGTGATCGACCCCGCGCAGACCCGCAAGTGGATCGCCCAGGGCATCGCCTCGGCGGACTTGCGCGGCCGCAGGGAGCGCCGCGGATTTGTCGATGCGTGGTAA
- a CDS encoding acyl-CoA carboxylase subunit beta gives MSWQPEIDELAHRRRLAARMGGDSKVERHKAAGKLTVRERIDALADPGSFREVGGLTGSGRYDSNGRLLDLVPSNLVMGRAQIGGRPAVLVGDDFTVRGGANEGAVGDKLIHAEKMAHDLRLPMIRLVDGTGGGGSVRNIEIKGHTLIPAMKVWQHVVANMSVVPVVSLALGSVAGMGAARVAASHYSVMVRETSQLFSEGPPSVVARVGEALSKNELGGSQIHTRNGVVDDEVGTEQEAFARARRFLSYLPSSVFELPPRGEPGDDPARRDEWLLSAIPRDSRADYKIRPIMQALVDAESCFEIGRHWGCAVITALARLDGWPVAVIASDPAFHGGSWDSDSAEKFTRFVDMAQAFHLPVVNLVDTAGFQVGLDAEKAGIMRYGVRALSALYQATVPWCSVILRRAYGVSAAAHQHMGRFNFRYAWPSANWGALPIEGGLDVAYKAEIEGADDPVQKRAEIELRVRSLTSPFRSAEAFVIEDIIDPRDTRALLCEFANLAAPLREAGISRFGIRP, from the coding sequence GTGAGCTGGCAGCCTGAAATCGATGAACTGGCCCACCGTCGGCGGCTCGCTGCGCGGATGGGCGGCGACAGCAAGGTGGAGCGCCACAAGGCGGCCGGCAAGCTGACGGTGCGTGAGCGCATCGATGCCCTGGCGGACCCGGGCTCGTTCCGGGAGGTCGGGGGCCTGACCGGCAGCGGCCGCTACGACAGCAACGGGCGGCTGCTAGACCTGGTGCCGTCGAACCTGGTGATGGGCCGCGCGCAGATCGGCGGCCGGCCGGCGGTGCTGGTGGGCGACGATTTCACCGTGCGCGGCGGTGCCAACGAGGGCGCAGTGGGCGACAAGCTGATCCACGCCGAGAAGATGGCGCACGACCTGCGGCTGCCGATGATCCGGCTGGTCGACGGCACCGGCGGCGGCGGTTCGGTACGCAATATCGAGATCAAGGGTCATACGCTGATTCCCGCCATGAAGGTCTGGCAACACGTGGTGGCAAACATGTCGGTGGTGCCGGTGGTGTCGCTGGCATTGGGCTCCGTGGCGGGCATGGGCGCGGCGCGCGTGGCAGCGAGCCACTATTCGGTGATGGTCAGGGAAACCTCGCAACTGTTCAGCGAGGGCCCGCCGTCGGTCGTGGCTCGCGTGGGCGAGGCACTGAGCAAGAACGAGCTGGGCGGCAGCCAGATCCATACCCGCAACGGCGTGGTGGACGATGAGGTGGGCACCGAGCAGGAGGCCTTTGCTCGCGCGCGCCGGTTCCTGTCCTATCTGCCGTCGTCCGTCTTTGAACTGCCGCCGCGCGGCGAGCCCGGCGACGACCCGGCGCGCCGCGACGAATGGCTGCTGTCGGCGATTCCGCGAGACAGCCGCGCGGACTACAAGATCCGGCCGATCATGCAGGCGCTGGTGGATGCCGAGTCCTGCTTCGAGATCGGCAGGCACTGGGGCTGCGCCGTCATCACCGCGCTGGCCCGCCTGGATGGCTGGCCTGTGGCGGTGATCGCCAGCGACCCCGCCTTCCATGGCGGCAGCTGGGACAGCGACAGCGCCGAGAAATTCACGCGCTTCGTCGACATGGCCCAGGCCTTTCATCTGCCGGTGGTCAACCTGGTCGATACCGCCGGGTTCCAGGTCGGCCTGGACGCCGAGAAGGCGGGGATCATGCGCTACGGCGTGCGCGCGCTGTCGGCGCTCTACCAGGCCACGGTGCCGTGGTGCTCGGTGATCCTGCGCCGCGCCTATGGCGTGTCGGCGGCCGCCCACCAGCACATGGGGCGCTTCAACTTCCGCTACGCCTGGCCTTCCGCGAACTGGGGCGCATTGCCGATCGAGGGCGGCCTCGACGTCGCCTACAAGGCCGAGATCGAAGGCGCCGATGATCCGGTGCAGAAGCGCGCCGAGATCGAGCTGCGCGTGCGCAGCCTGACGTCGCCGTTCCGCAGCGCGGAAGCGTTCGTCATCGAGGACATCATCGACCCGCGCGACACCCGCGCGCTGCTGTGCGAGTTCGCCAACCTGGCGGCGCCGCTGCGCGAGGCGGGGATCAGCCGCTTTGGCATCCGGCCCTGA